The following proteins are co-located in the Maridesulfovibrio sp. genome:
- a CDS encoding ThiF family adenylyltransferase — MKIDIKVSEMLEGHFMEKCFASGEKVLIAPHVLLRKISRDLGLDMNCVEKAVYNHGAVPERYARNLSTFSAAEQRKLFFSKVAMVGIGGLGGHLLESLARAGVGHITACDGDSFEPSNLNRQRFAVENSLYSKKSEAAFEMIREVNPAVFLEVRPEFLDDDFESFIRGADLVADCLGGLEYRGKLKSAATRLGIPMVTASVAGWAGIVSTVFPGDNSPADFFGSSNGLEEELGTPVPAITTAIGIQCGEILKILSGQDSSLSGKALMFDLSKLYFETVSI, encoded by the coding sequence ATGAAGATAGATATCAAAGTGTCAGAAATGCTTGAAGGGCATTTCATGGAAAAGTGTTTTGCCTCCGGTGAAAAGGTTCTTATTGCTCCGCATGTACTTCTTAGGAAAATCTCCCGGGATCTGGGGTTGGATATGAATTGCGTTGAAAAGGCTGTTTATAATCATGGGGCTGTTCCTGAACGGTACGCACGTAATCTTAGTACTTTTTCCGCTGCTGAGCAGCGGAAGTTGTTTTTTTCAAAGGTGGCCATGGTCGGTATAGGCGGTCTTGGTGGTCATTTGCTTGAGTCATTGGCTCGTGCCGGAGTAGGGCATATTACGGCTTGTGATGGGGATAGCTTTGAACCTTCCAATCTTAACAGGCAAAGGTTTGCCGTTGAGAATTCTCTATACAGCAAGAAGAGTGAAGCAGCTTTTGAGATGATAAGGGAAGTTAACCCTGCTGTCTTTTTAGAGGTCCGTCCAGAGTTTCTTGATGATGATTTTGAATCATTCATCAGAGGAGCTGATCTGGTTGCAGATTGTCTGGGAGGTCTTGAGTACAGGGGAAAGCTGAAAAGTGCGGCCACAAGGTTGGGAATCCCGATGGTGACAGCCTCTGTAGCAGGCTGGGCCGGTATAGTGTCTACAGTATTTCCGGGAGATAATTCTCCTGCGGACTTTTTTGGCTCTAGTAATGGCCTTGAGGAAGAATTGGGAACTCCTGTTCCGGCAATTACTACTGCTATAGGTATTCAATGTGGTGAAATTTTGAAGATACTTAGCGGTCAAGACTCTTCTCTCTCAGGAAAAGCTTTGATGTTTGATCTTTCAAAGTTATACTTTGAGACCGTATCTATTTAA
- the cysQ gene encoding 3'(2'),5'-bisphosphate nucleotidase CysQ, translating into MEEIINNLSCIAREAGAAIMNVRSKGFDVKNKEDKSPVTAADLASNEVISKRLTALYPDIPILSEEGVKIPFEERRNWDQFFLIDPLDGTKEFIKDNGEFCVCIALMRNNRPILGVVYAPTQDALYTGSTETGAQVSRNGEPPVAISTHPPAENEGLIVVGSRSHPAPELEEYLETLNVKRMTPAGSAIKFCLVAEGKAHLYPRFNPTMEWDTAAGQAIVESAGGSMFGLDGKEFPYNKENLRNAGFIVKA; encoded by the coding sequence ATGGAAGAAATAATAAACAATCTCTCCTGTATTGCACGTGAAGCCGGGGCTGCCATTATGAATGTCCGCAGCAAAGGTTTCGACGTAAAAAACAAGGAAGATAAATCTCCGGTTACTGCGGCTGATCTCGCCTCCAATGAGGTCATTTCAAAACGTTTGACAGCCCTGTATCCTGATATTCCCATACTATCCGAAGAGGGAGTCAAAATACCTTTTGAAGAGAGAAGAAATTGGGATCAATTTTTCCTCATAGATCCTTTGGACGGAACCAAAGAATTTATCAAGGACAATGGTGAATTCTGTGTCTGCATCGCCTTGATGCGCAACAACCGTCCGATCCTCGGAGTTGTTTACGCACCGACACAAGACGCGCTCTACACCGGAAGCACCGAGACAGGAGCGCAAGTCAGCAGAAATGGCGAGCCTCCCGTAGCTATCAGCACGCATCCTCCTGCTGAAAACGAAGGACTCATCGTGGTTGGAAGCAGGTCACATCCTGCGCCGGAACTTGAGGAATATCTGGAAACGCTCAACGTGAAAAGAATGACTCCGGCAGGCAGTGCAATCAAATTCTGCCTAGTAGCAGAAGGCAAAGCACATCTTTACCCCCGCTTCAATCCTACGATGGAATGGGATACAGCTGCCGGACAAGCGATCGTCGAATCTGCGGGCGGTTCTATGTTCGGATTAGATGGAAAGGAATTTCCCTACAACAAAGAAAACTTGAGAAACGCAGGCTTTATTGTCAAAGCCTGA
- a CDS encoding ATP-binding cassette domain-containing protein produces MSGKLVSMKDLSLTLDRGPVLQGINWDIHSGEHWAVLGPNGAGKTTLMMILAGEVWPDDDTSREFCIEGESVHSPLEPLERYRMISPEHQDIFEKLAWDVTGEEVVLAGKDNTPFLYRLADDEEYVRVRDFMESLGMLDLAKRSMVKMSRGEGRKILIARALMAEPEILILDEFLEGIDQQSREQLIRAIDIAAANGTTIVCSAHRKEELPSCVNKTLYIREGKIDRCRDELGREVSCAAPQELKRTPPEVNSIEPGRILFKLSDSSVVFLGKTVLHNIDWEMCGGQSWAVLGRNGAGKSTLLRLLYGDAAAYAAEDEMIRLPERGDSLRSVRGRMGMVSASMQASFGEAVGKPIPIFDVVLSGFFASAGILDEISDEMREKTWEWLRFFGIEDLANRPMEQVSYGQLRKAFIARALISGPDVLLLDEPLAGVDEESRLEIYQLLELLAKAGVAMVYVTHHREELIPSISHVLEIDDGKVSFRGAKEDYFKLRD; encoded by the coding sequence ATGAGCGGTAAATTGGTTTCCATGAAGGATCTTTCACTTACATTGGATCGTGGTCCGGTGTTGCAGGGTATCAATTGGGATATCCATTCCGGTGAACATTGGGCTGTACTGGGGCCTAACGGCGCAGGTAAGACTACCCTGATGATGATTTTAGCCGGAGAAGTCTGGCCTGATGATGATACCAGCCGGGAATTCTGCATTGAGGGCGAGAGCGTTCACAGCCCACTTGAGCCGCTTGAGCGTTACCGCATGATTTCACCTGAGCATCAGGATATTTTTGAGAAGCTGGCCTGGGACGTAACCGGTGAAGAAGTTGTTCTGGCTGGAAAGGACAATACTCCATTTCTATATCGTCTTGCAGACGATGAGGAGTATGTGCGGGTCCGTGATTTTATGGAATCGCTTGGAATGCTGGACCTCGCAAAGCGCAGCATGGTTAAAATGTCCCGAGGTGAAGGACGTAAGATTCTCATTGCGCGCGCCCTTATGGCTGAACCGGAAATCCTTATTCTGGATGAATTCCTTGAGGGGATAGACCAGCAGTCCCGTGAGCAGTTGATCCGGGCAATTGATATTGCTGCTGCCAACGGAACAACTATTGTTTGTTCCGCTCATCGCAAGGAGGAACTGCCTTCCTGCGTTAATAAAACTTTGTATATCCGTGAAGGAAAAATTGATCGTTGTAGGGACGAACTTGGGCGTGAGGTTTCCTGTGCAGCTCCTCAGGAATTGAAGCGGACCCCTCCGGAAGTAAACAGTATTGAACCGGGTCGGATTTTGTTTAAGCTTTCCGATTCAAGTGTGGTTTTTCTAGGGAAGACTGTGCTGCACAATATTGATTGGGAAATGTGCGGCGGTCAAAGCTGGGCCGTTCTGGGGCGTAACGGTGCCGGGAAGTCCACTCTCTTGCGTTTGCTTTACGGTGATGCCGCAGCTTATGCCGCTGAAGATGAAATGATACGTCTGCCAGAAAGGGGAGATAGTTTGCGTTCTGTGCGTGGACGCATGGGTATGGTTTCCGCTTCCATGCAGGCCTCATTCGGTGAGGCTGTGGGTAAGCCTATTCCTATTTTTGATGTGGTTCTTTCCGGGTTCTTTGCATCAGCTGGAATTCTGGATGAAATTTCTGATGAGATGCGTGAGAAGACTTGGGAGTGGTTGCGTTTCTTCGGTATTGAGGATTTGGCGAATCGACCTATGGAACAGGTTTCTTACGGGCAACTGCGTAAGGCATTTATTGCCCGTGCACTGATTTCAGGTCCGGATGTTCTACTGCTTGATGAACCGCTGGCCGGAGTGGATGAAGAATCCCGCCTTGAGATCTACCAATTATTGGAATTGCTCGCTAAGGCCGGAGTAGCAATGGTTTACGTGACTCACCATCGAGAAGAATTGATCCCGTCAATTTCCCATGTTCTCGAAATTGATGATGGAAAGGTTTCCTTCCGGGGAGCAAAAGAAGACTATTTCAAGTTGCGTGATTAA
- a CDS encoding TSUP family transporter has protein sequence MKKPSGRHIFLLISAAFLLLCPLLLHAADFKIPAYLGRANNPYILPDADGPGFFQCTAIGLVTGMLSAVIGAGGGLLVVPALMTAGVSGIYAVGSEILRLFIFSTIQSLRMSINRRIKYTLALIMTVGTLLGGLAGYTLCKKIFIADPAGNDVFISSMIALWLIVYSFIIIPDFREAAQKYALELLRKEQEKNREQDAINTQASPPAAQPKSEEKKPEGEAKEGTEEQAQPQKEKVPEPEPAPEPEPQFEDELYPDEEPWEIARSMRNMKLPPYIKFPSTLKEAETDDLEPAVMRRDGEEPDLDKAGEEDKTESIPVLPIFFLTVVGGFFMAMTGSGGVILTFTVMTKGFACVAALVAGTDLARLALSTGGLSMSTYGLNGFINIYCITGLVFGTITGLHIGSKSLKNILPYRVKGLVALLVVSVIINRILAIPALLRKAGASIDPGLVSTFNSSGSYILLIGAGIFGGWMLFAFLGGVYKALQPVEELEEKK, from the coding sequence ATGAAGAAACCTTCCGGCCGACACATTTTCCTACTAATCAGTGCAGCATTTCTCCTGCTATGCCCCCTGCTGTTACACGCAGCGGACTTCAAAATTCCAGCCTATCTCGGACGGGCCAACAATCCCTACATCCTGCCGGACGCAGACGGTCCGGGCTTCTTCCAGTGCACAGCTATCGGCCTTGTTACCGGAATGCTCAGTGCGGTAATCGGTGCAGGCGGAGGACTGCTGGTTGTTCCGGCACTGATGACCGCAGGAGTGAGCGGCATCTACGCTGTCGGTTCGGAAATATTGCGGCTTTTTATCTTCAGCACAATCCAAAGCCTGCGCATGAGCATCAACCGCCGTATCAAATACACACTGGCCTTGATCATGACTGTCGGCACACTGCTTGGAGGGCTTGCCGGCTACACATTATGCAAAAAGATATTCATTGCCGACCCGGCTGGAAATGATGTCTTTATCTCATCCATGATCGCCCTTTGGCTTATCGTATATTCATTCATTATTATTCCGGACTTCCGTGAAGCTGCACAAAAGTATGCGCTTGAACTCCTACGCAAAGAACAGGAAAAGAATCGGGAACAAGATGCAATAAATACCCAAGCTTCCCCTCCCGCAGCACAGCCGAAGAGTGAAGAAAAAAAGCCAGAAGGAGAAGCCAAAGAAGGAACGGAAGAACAAGCGCAACCTCAAAAGGAAAAAGTACCGGAGCCAGAACCGGCCCCCGAACCTGAACCGCAATTTGAAGATGAATTGTACCCGGATGAAGAGCCTTGGGAAATTGCCCGCAGCATGCGCAATATGAAGCTGCCCCCATACATCAAATTTCCCTCAACTCTAAAAGAGGCAGAAACAGACGACCTGGAACCGGCTGTAATGAGACGTGACGGGGAAGAACCAGATCTGGACAAAGCAGGAGAAGAAGACAAAACTGAAAGCATCCCGGTCCTACCAATCTTTTTTTTGACCGTAGTTGGCGGTTTTTTTATGGCCATGACCGGATCTGGCGGGGTAATCCTTACCTTTACCGTTATGACCAAAGGGTTTGCCTGCGTGGCGGCACTTGTTGCCGGAACCGATCTGGCGCGGCTGGCCCTTTCAACTGGCGGATTATCAATGTCGACCTATGGGTTGAACGGATTCATCAATATCTACTGCATAACTGGACTGGTTTTCGGAACAATAACCGGACTTCATATAGGCAGCAAGAGTCTTAAGAATATCCTGCCCTACCGGGTCAAAGGACTGGTTGCCCTGCTGGTAGTTTCGGTCATTATCAACCGCATACTGGCTATCCCCGCCCTGTTGCGCAAGGCAGGGGCATCCATCGATCCGGGACTGGTCTCAACCTTTAATTCAAGTGGATCATATATCCTGCTGATCGGAGCCGGAATTTTTGGAGGCTGGATGTTATTCGCCTTTCTGGGCGGGGTGTACAAAGCCTTGCAACCGGTGGAGGAATTGGAGGAAAAGAAATGA
- a CDS encoding DUF362 domain-containing protein, with translation MSSNNPKVPVAFFRILEYESTFLDTAVAMTLEECGFKVNLGTKVLVKPNLVSSKNPLACTHPNVTLSLCRYLKDCGAQITVADSPGYGSAAQVSKAIGMTDGLKKMGLKPKSLGRPTPLKLSFGETIGISRDALESDMIINVPKLKAHGQFVVTGAVKNLFGTVVGFRKAYAHTRFGETPGLMEKMIIEVAQSMPLAFNLMDAIYPMHETGPISGKPYSMSLLAGSTNPFALDTALYMLLGLSPKKILLWRETAQQKIRGYDPDHIKYVIEPPDDFDTTDFKVPEQLSPMEFEPVRFVKGRIKSFLSRFG, from the coding sequence ATGAGCAGTAACAATCCGAAAGTCCCTGTCGCCTTTTTCCGTATCCTTGAATATGAATCCACATTTCTGGATACGGCAGTAGCCATGACCTTGGAGGAATGCGGGTTTAAAGTTAACCTCGGCACCAAGGTGCTGGTTAAGCCCAATCTGGTTTCCTCCAAGAATCCACTGGCCTGCACACATCCTAACGTGACTCTTTCCCTGTGCCGTTACCTCAAGGATTGCGGAGCACAGATCACAGTTGCTGACTCTCCGGGATACGGCAGTGCCGCGCAGGTCTCCAAGGCCATCGGCATGACTGACGGCTTGAAAAAGATGGGACTGAAACCTAAAAGTCTCGGTCGCCCTACCCCGCTCAAACTTTCCTTCGGTGAAACCATCGGCATATCACGTGATGCCCTTGAATCGGACATGATCATCAACGTCCCCAAACTGAAGGCCCATGGACAGTTCGTGGTCACCGGAGCAGTGAAGAACCTTTTCGGCACGGTGGTAGGTTTCCGCAAAGCCTACGCTCATACGCGTTTTGGGGAAACACCCGGACTGATGGAAAAGATGATCATTGAAGTGGCCCAATCCATGCCCTTGGCCTTCAATTTAATGGACGCCATTTATCCCATGCATGAAACAGGACCGATCAGCGGCAAGCCCTACTCCATGAGTTTGCTGGCAGGATCAACCAATCCCTTTGCCCTTGATACTGCCTTATACATGCTGCTGGGCTTGAGCCCCAAAAAGATACTCCTCTGGCGGGAAACCGCACAGCAGAAAATACGTGGCTATGACCCGGACCACATTAAATATGTAATCGAACCTCCTGACGACTTTGACACGACGGATTTCAAAGTTCCTGAGCAACTGAGTCCTATGGAATTTGAACCTGTCCGCTTTGTAAAAGGACGCATCAAATCCTTCTTAAGCAGATTCGGATAA